In Clostridia bacterium, the DNA window CGAACCTCAAGGGGCGGAAGATCCACCGCGTGGGCGATCCGGCGATCTGGGGCAGCGACGGCACCGAGAGTATCGGCGCGCTGATGGAGCGCGAGCGCGTTTATTTCGAGCGCGGCGATCACGCCAGGATCGACGGGAAGATGCAGATCCATCACCGGCTCGCGTTCGATGAGGCGGGAGTTCCGATGCTTTACGTTTTCAGCACGTGCAAGCACTTTATCCGTACAGTTCCGGCACTCGTGTATGACGAAAGTAACGTCGAGGATATCGATACGGACGGCGAGGACCACATCTACGACGAGCTGCGCTACGTCTGTATGAAGAACCCGATCGCGCCGCCGAAGCGCACGGAGCCGCCGGCGAAGCGTTACGATCCGCTTTCAACGGACGATGCGCAGCCCGGGAGGTACGACTGGTATATCAGATATTAACGTGCATCTATTTGCGGAATATGCAGATTAACTGCTAACAACTACTAATAACGGAGGTTATTATGGCAGATGTATTTTACGGAAAAAGACCGGCGGAAGCTTCAGAGCTTGAAAGGCAGCCGGTGCCGGAGCTGACGGAGGAGCAGTCCGCCGCGATGCTCACCGGCGGGATGCAGCAGATCATCGGTAAGGAGGAGCTCGACAAGGCGTGCGAGATCCTGCGCAGGTACAAATCCGGCAAGAGTGCGCTCGAGACGCGCGTTGTGCAGGATGAGATGTGGTGGGAGCTCCGTCACTGGCAGGCGATCGGCGGCGGCAAGAAGTCGGATAATAAGGAACCGCGCGTCGAGCCGACGAGCGCGTGGCTCTTCAACGGTATTCTGAACAAGCACGCCGACGCTATGGATAATTACCCCGAGCCGATCGTGCTGCCGCGCGAGCGCAGCGACGAGGAGAGCGCAAAGATGCTCTCGGAGGTCCTGCCGGTCATTATGGAGTACAACAGCTTCGAACAGACCTATGACCGCGGCTGGTGGGAGAAGCTCAAGCACGGGACCGCCGTTTACGGCGTATTCTGGGATCCGCGCAAGGAGAACGGGCTCGGCGATGTCGATATCCGGCAGATAGACCTGCTGAATATCTTCTGGGAGCCCGGGATAACCGATATCCAGGAAAGTCGCAACCTTTTCATCACGCAGCTGGTCGACAACGACGTGCTTACCGAGATGTATCCGCAACTGGAAGGGAAGAGCCTCGGGGACGCAATCGACGTGACGAAGTATATCTATGACGACAATGTGGATACGAGCGATAAGTCCGTTGTCGTGGACTGGTATTACAAGGTGAAGCGTCCGGACGGGCGCACCGTGCTGCAGTACGTAAAGTTCGTCGCCGACGAGCTGCTTTACGCCAGCGAGAATACCGACGAATACCGTGACGACGGGTATTATAACCACGGCAAATACCCCGTCGTCTTCGACGTGATGTTCCCGGAGAAGGGGACGCCCGTCGGCTTCGGCTATGTTGCGATCAGCAAGGATCCGCAGATCTATATCGACAAGCTTTCCGCAAATATTATGGAAGCGGCGATGATGGATACGAAGAAACGGTTTTTCGTGTCCAGCAACACCGCGATCGATGATGCGGAGTTCCTCGACTGGAGCCGTCCGCTCGTCAGGGTAGAGGGCGAGCTCGGCGAGGAGAGGATACGCGAGATACGCACCACGCCGATCGCTCCGATCTATTACAACGTGATGCAGGGCAAGATCGAAGAGATGAAGGACACGACGGCGAATCGCGACGTCAATTCGGGCGGGCAGTCCGGAGGCGTCACCGCCGCTGCCGCGATCGCCGCGCTCCAGGAAGCCGGCAACAAGGTCAGCCGCGATATGATCGCCGCATCGTACAGGGCGTTCACCGACGTTTCCGCGCTCGTTATCGAGCTAATCAGGCAGTTTTACGACGAGAGCCGCGGCTTCCGCATCACCGGCGAGGACGGCGCGTATGAATTCGTCGACGTCAACAACGCGAAGCTGCGAGATCAGGTCGTTATCAGCGGGACCGGCGAGCAGCTGTATCGCAAGCCGGTCTTCGATCTGAAGATAAAGGCGCAAAAAACGAGCCCGTTTTCCCGTATGGAGATGAACGAGCGCGCGAAGGAGCTCTATCAGATGGGTTTCTTCGCGCCGGAACACGCGCAGGAGGCGCTCGGCGCGATAGATATGATGGACTTCGAGGGGATCGATAAGATCCGGGAGTACATACGCCAGGGCGATACGTTGCTGAAGCTGTGCGAGCAGCAGGCGGCTCAGCTTCAGCAGATGGCGGCACTGCTCGGGATAGGCGGCGAAAACGCTCCTCCTGCGGCGACGGGGGTAATGGCTCCCGTACAAAGCTCCTCGGGCGACAGCGCGGACGGCTTGGGAGCAGCGGTTATGAAGGCGCAGACGCCGATGACGGGCTACGGCCAGCGTCTCGCAAAACGCAGCGCCCCGGATATGAACGTTTCCGGAAACGGCGCAAACCCGGGAGGGCTCTGATATGATCGACGTTTACGCGGAGAAGGACGGCGATCTGTTTACCCTTGCCGTCAGGGGACACGCGACGGGCAGCGAGGAGGTCTGCGCCGGCGTGAGCGCGATTGTCTACGCGCTCGCCGGCTGGGCGGAGAATTACGCGGAGGCCGACGTGCGCACGGAGCTCGAATCCGGAGACGCGCTCGTTACCTTCCGCGGCGGAAGCGAGGCAGAGGCCGCTTTTGATATGGCCGTGATCGGTCTGAAACAAATAGAGGCGGGACACGGCCGATATATCAGCGTGAGAAATGCGGAAATATAGCTGTTTTTGAGGCGAAAAGAGAAAGAGCGCCTGATAAGATTTAAGAGTAAGGCACACGGGAGCGACTATCCCGCGATATTCAGGAGGTTTTTATGACCGGTATTTACGAAGCTGACCTGCGTCTGTTCGACGGCGCCGGAGACGGAGCGGGTACGGCTGCATCGGGCGAAGGCAACACACCTGCGGCCGCCGCGCAGGATGAAAAGGTGCAGGTCGTTTACGGCAAGCAGCCGGAGGCTGCTCCGGAGACGAACGTGCAGGGTGAGACCGAAGAAAAGCAGGCGACGCCGGAAGAGCGCCGCAAGGCGTATAACGATCTCATCAATTCCGCTGAATACAAGGAGTTTTATACCGAGGA includes these proteins:
- a CDS encoding ribosomal-processing cysteine protease Prp; protein product: MIDVYAEKDGDLFTLAVRGHATGSEEVCAGVSAIVYALAGWAENYAEADVRTELESGDALVTFRGGSEAEAAFDMAVIGLKQIEAGHGRYISVRNAEI